A genomic window from Maridesulfovibrio sp. includes:
- a CDS encoding DegV family protein, whose translation MAAASKLIANSPHLDAINVFPVPDGDTGANMAGTMRSIVSSTGKSVERSIEKMTALIAESALDGAKGNSGAILAQFLCGFAEGVKDMPKLSPSDFARAASMAAKRSCEAISDPKDGTILSVIRDWAAHLHANGENYRDFHHLLSDSLEYARNSAKCTTEKMAVLKAAGVVDAGAQGFVYLLEGIVDLLENGKIEKSFLPDSRNSKSFTNVQDKVAVESLDFRFCTEFLIKGESIDRVGIRDAICNMGDSLIVAGTTGSVKIHIHTNDPDAVEDIVKGYGEVVKRKVDDMLIQHKRLLADDRRVGILTDSTCDLPPELVEEFDIRIVPMRLTLDDQEYIDRVTLSSSEFYKRLPDAKRALSSQPSPGDMKRAYAKVASDYEDVVSLHIGKILSGTFQNALTVSNPFDNVSAIDSKKLSIALGLSVLEAARAAKNGATAAEVRRVADRAVENVKIFVTIDCLDYAVRGGRLSKGQGMIAKALNIKPILQFAGEGQPKVVAKSFGVKRQEEALIKLVKDNAYGRGNFRYAISHADTPETAERFRKVLKDQFGAEPEFVVEASPVLGIHSGPGACAVAFLTDE comes from the coding sequence GTGGCCGCTGCTAGCAAGCTTATAGCCAATTCCCCGCATCTTGATGCTATCAATGTCTTTCCGGTTCCCGATGGGGATACCGGGGCCAACATGGCCGGGACAATGCGCAGCATCGTCAGTTCTACCGGTAAATCCGTGGAACGTTCAATTGAAAAAATGACTGCGCTCATTGCAGAGTCCGCACTGGATGGAGCCAAAGGAAACTCCGGTGCTATTCTCGCTCAGTTTCTGTGTGGGTTTGCCGAGGGCGTGAAAGATATGCCTAAGCTTTCCCCGTCTGACTTCGCTCGCGCTGCTTCCATGGCTGCCAAACGCTCCTGTGAAGCCATTTCCGACCCAAAAGACGGAACCATTCTCAGTGTTATCCGTGATTGGGCTGCTCATCTGCACGCCAATGGCGAAAATTATCGTGATTTTCATCATTTACTTTCGGATTCTCTGGAATACGCCCGCAACTCAGCCAAATGCACCACTGAAAAGATGGCCGTCCTTAAGGCTGCCGGGGTGGTCGATGCCGGCGCCCAGGGATTTGTTTACCTGCTGGAAGGTATTGTTGACCTTCTTGAGAACGGAAAAATCGAAAAAAGTTTTCTGCCTGACTCCCGCAACTCCAAATCTTTTACCAACGTGCAGGATAAGGTTGCAGTTGAGTCTCTTGATTTCCGTTTTTGCACAGAGTTCCTTATTAAAGGTGAAAGCATTGATCGTGTGGGTATCCGCGACGCCATCTGCAATATGGGAGACAGTCTGATAGTTGCCGGGACTACGGGGTCGGTTAAGATTCATATTCATACCAATGATCCCGATGCCGTGGAAGATATTGTTAAAGGTTATGGAGAAGTCGTCAAACGTAAAGTTGATGACATGCTGATTCAGCATAAGCGTCTGCTGGCTGATGACCGTAGGGTAGGTATCCTTACTGACAGCACCTGTGATCTTCCTCCTGAGCTTGTTGAAGAGTTTGATATACGTATTGTTCCGATGCGACTTACCCTTGATGACCAAGAATACATAGACCGGGTAACTCTGAGCTCAAGTGAGTTTTACAAGAGGCTCCCCGATGCCAAGCGTGCTCTTTCCTCACAACCGTCTCCCGGTGATATGAAACGTGCCTATGCCAAGGTTGCTTCCGATTATGAAGATGTTGTTTCGCTTCATATAGGCAAAATTCTCAGCGGAACATTTCAGAATGCACTCACTGTAAGCAATCCTTTTGATAATGTCTCCGCTATTGATAGTAAAAAGCTTTCCATTGCACTTGGGCTCTCTGTCCTTGAAGCTGCTCGCGCTGCCAAAAATGGAGCGACTGCTGCTGAGGTCCGCAGGGTTGCTGACCGTGCTGTGGAGAACGTCAAGATTTTCGTAACTATCGATTGTCTTGATTACGCAGTTCGCGGCGGGCGCTTAAGCAAGGGGCAGGGAATGATCGCCAAGGCCTTGAACATCAAGCCTATTTTGCAATTTGCAGGAGAGGGGCAGCCTAAGGTTGTAGCCAAGTCTTTCGGCGTCAAGCGTCAGGAAGAAGCCTTGATCAAGCTTGTTAAGGATAATGCATATGGACGTGGCAATTTTCGATATGCCATTTCTCATGCTGATACTCCTGAGACTGCAGAGAGGTTTAGGAAGGTTCTTAAAGACCAGTTCGGTGCTGAACCTGAATTTGTTGTTGAGGCATCCCCGGTGCTGGGAATCCATAGTGGCCCGGGGGCATGTGCGGTGGCTTTTCTCACCGACGAATAA
- a CDS encoding amino acid ABC transporter ATP-binding protein, whose protein sequence is MAMIEIKNLHKWYGDFHVLKGINDHVNKGEVLVICGPSGSGKSTFIRCINRLEDYQKGTITFDDKDILDKSVNINDLRAEIGIVFQQFNLYPHLTVLDNVTLAPLKVRNVPKSEAEETALYLLERVGIHDQAHKYPAELSGGQQQRVAIARALAMKPKAMLFDEPTSALDPEMINEVLNVMKDLAREGMTMLCVTHEMGFAREVADRVIFMDGGEVIEQAPPKEFFSNPKHERAKMFLKEIL, encoded by the coding sequence ATGGCGATGATTGAAATTAAGAATCTCCACAAGTGGTACGGTGATTTTCATGTCCTGAAAGGTATCAATGACCATGTAAATAAAGGTGAAGTCCTTGTTATCTGTGGGCCCAGTGGCTCTGGTAAGAGTACATTCATTCGCTGCATTAACAGGCTCGAGGATTACCAGAAAGGGACTATTACTTTTGATGATAAGGACATTCTTGACAAGAGTGTAAATATTAATGACCTGCGTGCCGAAATCGGCATTGTTTTTCAGCAGTTCAACCTTTATCCCCACCTTACCGTTTTAGATAACGTAACCCTCGCCCCGCTTAAAGTGCGCAATGTCCCCAAGTCGGAAGCAGAAGAAACCGCACTTTACCTTCTTGAAAGGGTAGGTATCCACGATCAGGCCCATAAGTATCCCGCAGAACTTTCCGGCGGTCAGCAGCAGCGTGTAGCGATTGCAAGGGCTTTGGCAATGAAGCCCAAAGCCATGCTTTTTGATGAGCCTACTTCGGCTCTTGACCCGGAAATGATCAACGAAGTTCTCAATGTAATGAAAGATCTTGCCCGCGAGGGCATGACCATGCTCTGCGTAACCCACGAAATGGGGTTTGCACGCGAGGTTGCAGACCGCGTAATCTTCATGGATGGCGGTGAAGTTATTGAACAGGCTCCGCCAAAGGAGTTTTTCAGTAATCCAAAACATGAAAGAGCCAAGATGTTCTTGAAGGAGATATTGTAA
- a CDS encoding efflux RND transporter periplasmic adaptor subunit: MTCKNSSLLQLLPNALSRILITIVVCTMVSACKDDPKTTGGYPPAPVITAKAELKNTPYYLTAIGTVKAVDSITVRSRVTGYLSKIFIKNGQTVTEGQQLFTMDPSPYEASIGQLKAELASDITKFEQAKKDYNRYRDLVRRKVVSEEDFEEKRLDMKTASDAIAVTQAKLTDANNDLHYCFIRSPIDGLAGYVYPTEGNLIEENKDELVVINKISPIAVNFYLPQKYLAEVQKYSANSTLEVLAISEGREEPEVGHLTFIDNNVDTKTGTIWMQGLFDNTDRKLWPGNYVSIRLKLYDENVIRIPMEATCTGPNGKFVWIANSNNTVDMRPITVDRRSGKLDIVSSGLKENETIISNGQLRLYPGAAIKIKKSNDTSVTSQTNNGE; this comes from the coding sequence ATGACCTGCAAAAATTCCTCCCTGTTACAGCTTTTGCCAAACGCACTTTCCCGCATACTGATTACCATCGTAGTATGCACAATGGTCAGCGCTTGTAAAGACGACCCAAAAACCACCGGCGGCTACCCGCCTGCTCCGGTCATTACTGCAAAGGCAGAATTAAAGAACACTCCGTACTATCTGACCGCCATAGGCACGGTAAAAGCTGTAGACTCGATTACTGTTCGCTCAAGAGTTACCGGATACCTCAGCAAAATATTTATCAAAAACGGGCAGACCGTAACCGAGGGACAGCAGCTTTTTACCATGGACCCTTCGCCGTATGAAGCTTCCATCGGCCAGCTTAAAGCCGAACTGGCTTCTGACATCACCAAGTTCGAACAGGCAAAGAAAGACTACAACCGCTACCGCGACCTTGTCCGCCGCAAGGTTGTAAGCGAAGAAGACTTCGAAGAAAAACGGCTGGACATGAAAACCGCAAGTGATGCAATTGCTGTGACGCAAGCCAAGCTGACTGATGCAAATAACGACCTTCATTATTGTTTTATACGCTCACCCATCGACGGCCTTGCCGGTTACGTATATCCTACCGAAGGAAATCTCATCGAAGAAAACAAAGACGAACTGGTTGTCATCAACAAGATTTCTCCTATCGCTGTAAATTTTTACCTGCCACAAAAATATCTTGCCGAAGTCCAGAAATACTCAGCAAACAGCACCCTTGAAGTACTTGCTATATCCGAAGGCCGTGAGGAACCGGAAGTTGGCCACCTGACTTTCATTGATAACAATGTCGATACAAAAACCGGAACAATCTGGATGCAGGGCCTGTTCGATAATACCGACAGAAAACTATGGCCCGGAAATTACGTAAGTATACGGCTTAAGCTTTACGATGAGAATGTAATACGAATTCCGATGGAGGCCACATGCACCGGACCTAACGGTAAATTTGTATGGATTGCAAACAGCAACAATACTGTGGATATGCGGCCCATTACTGTTGACCGCAGATCAGGAAAACTGGATATTGTCAGCAGCGGTCTTAAGGAAAATGAAACCATCATTTCTAACGGCCAGCTCAGATTATACCCCGGGGCTGCCATCAAAATTAAAAAAAGCAACGACACCTCAGTAACCAGTCAAACCAACAACGGTGAATAG